In one Gracilinanus agilis isolate LMUSP501 chromosome 6, AgileGrace, whole genome shotgun sequence genomic region, the following are encoded:
- the FGG gene encoding fibrinogen gamma chain isoform X2, with translation MQLSRHPQRLPLYCSTLLLIFSTCQAYVATRENCCTLDERFGNYCPTTCGVADFLNKYHISVDKDLQSMEDTLREINNKTSESKLLIQKIQIGEAPDPRPQNVINDVTQKSRKMIDEIMKYEALVITHENNIRYLQEILVSNNQKILQLKQKAAELEAKCQEPCKDSVQIQETTGKDCQDIANKGATVSGLYFVKPLKAKKQFLVYCEIDSAGNGWTVLQKRVDGSVDFKKNWIQYKEGFGYLSPTGNTEFWLGNEKIHLLSTQTQIPYALRIELEDWSGKTSKADYAMFKVGSEADKYRLTYGYFIGGDAGDAFDGYDFGDDPSDKFFTSHLGMQFSTWDNDNDKFEGNCAEQDGSGWWMNKCHAGHLNGVYYQGGTYSKSSTTNGYDNGIIWATWKSRWYSMKKTTMKIIPFNRLSVDGQQQHMGSSKQGDV, from the exons ATGCAGTTGTCTCGGCATCCCCAGAGGTTACCTCTGTATTGTTCCACGTTACTCTTAATCTTTTCGACATGCCAAGCA TATGTTGCCACCAGAGAAAATTGCTGCACTTTAGATGAACGATTT GGTAACTATTGTCCAACAACTTGTGGGGTTGCAGATTTCTTGAACAAATACCACATCTCTGTAGACAAGGATCTACAGTCCATGGAAGATACCTTAAGGGAGATTAATAATAAGACATCAGAATCCAAACTGCTGATTCAGAAAATCCAAATCGGCGAGGCTCCCGATCCAAGACCACAAA ATGTGATCAATGATGTGACTCAAAAGTCAAGGAAGATGATCGATGAGATCATGAAATATGAAGCCTTGGTTATCACGCATGAAAACAATATTAG GTATTTGCAAGAAATCTTGGTTTCAAATAACCAAAAGATTCTTCAGCTGAAACAAAAGGCAGCTGAGCTTGAAGCCAAGTGTCAGGAGCCTTGtaaagactcagttcaaatacaAGAAACCACTGGAAAGG ATTGTCAAGACATTGCAAACAAGGGGGCCACAGTAAGCGGACTTTATTTTGTCAAACCATTGAAAGCTAAGAAGCAGTTCTTAGTCTACTGTGAGATTGATTCAGCAGGTAATGGATGGACTGTGCTTCAGAAG AGAGTGGATGGGAGTGTTGACTTCAAGAAAAACTGGATTcaatataaggaaggatttggaTACCTGTCTCCCACTGGCAACACTGAGTTTTGGCTGGGAAATGAAAAGATTCACCTTCTAAGCACTCAGACACAAATTCCATATGCATTAAGAATAGAATTGGAGGACTGGTCTGGCAAAACCAG CAAGGCTGACTATGCCATGTTCAAGGTGGGGTCTGAAGCTGACAAATACCGGTTGACCTACGGCTACTTCATTGGAGGAGATGCTGGTGATGCCTTTGATGGCTATGATTTTGGGGATGATCCAAGTGACAAGTTTTTCACCTCCCACCTTGGCATGCAGTTCAGTACCTGGGACAACGACAATGATAAATTCGAGGGCAACTGTGCTGAACAGGATGGCTCTGGCTGGTGGATGAACAAATGTCATGCAGGCCACCTTAATGGTGTTTACTATCAAG GGGGAACTTACTCAAAATCATCAACTACCAATGGCTATGATAATGGCATCATCTGGGCTACCTGGAAGTCAAGATGGTACTCCATGAAGAAAACTACCATGAAGATAATTCCATTCAACAGACTTTCAGTGGATGGCCAGCAACAACACATGGGCTCATCCAAACAG GGTGATGTTTAA
- the FGG gene encoding fibrinogen gamma chain isoform X1: protein MQLSRHPQRLPLYCSTLLLIFSTCQAYVATRENCCTLDERFGNYCPTTCGVADFLNKYHISVDKDLQSMEDTLREINNKTSESKLLIQKIQIGEAPDPRPQNVINDVTQKSRKMIDEIMKYEALVITHENNIRYLQEILVSNNQKILQLKQKAAELEAKCQEPCKDSVQIQETTGKDCQDIANKGATVSGLYFVKPLKAKKQFLVYCEIDSAGNGWTVLQKRVDGSVDFKKNWIQYKEGFGYLSPTGNTEFWLGNEKIHLLSTQTQIPYALRIELEDWSGKTSKADYAMFKVGSEADKYRLTYGYFIGGDAGDAFDGYDFGDDPSDKFFTSHLGMQFSTWDNDNDKFEGNCAEQDGSGWWMNKCHAGHLNGVYYQGGTYSKSSTTNGYDNGIIWATWKSRWYSMKKTTMKIIPFNRLSVDGQQQHMGSSKQVGSDHTLK, encoded by the exons ATGCAGTTGTCTCGGCATCCCCAGAGGTTACCTCTGTATTGTTCCACGTTACTCTTAATCTTTTCGACATGCCAAGCA TATGTTGCCACCAGAGAAAATTGCTGCACTTTAGATGAACGATTT GGTAACTATTGTCCAACAACTTGTGGGGTTGCAGATTTCTTGAACAAATACCACATCTCTGTAGACAAGGATCTACAGTCCATGGAAGATACCTTAAGGGAGATTAATAATAAGACATCAGAATCCAAACTGCTGATTCAGAAAATCCAAATCGGCGAGGCTCCCGATCCAAGACCACAAA ATGTGATCAATGATGTGACTCAAAAGTCAAGGAAGATGATCGATGAGATCATGAAATATGAAGCCTTGGTTATCACGCATGAAAACAATATTAG GTATTTGCAAGAAATCTTGGTTTCAAATAACCAAAAGATTCTTCAGCTGAAACAAAAGGCAGCTGAGCTTGAAGCCAAGTGTCAGGAGCCTTGtaaagactcagttcaaatacaAGAAACCACTGGAAAGG ATTGTCAAGACATTGCAAACAAGGGGGCCACAGTAAGCGGACTTTATTTTGTCAAACCATTGAAAGCTAAGAAGCAGTTCTTAGTCTACTGTGAGATTGATTCAGCAGGTAATGGATGGACTGTGCTTCAGAAG AGAGTGGATGGGAGTGTTGACTTCAAGAAAAACTGGATTcaatataaggaaggatttggaTACCTGTCTCCCACTGGCAACACTGAGTTTTGGCTGGGAAATGAAAAGATTCACCTTCTAAGCACTCAGACACAAATTCCATATGCATTAAGAATAGAATTGGAGGACTGGTCTGGCAAAACCAG CAAGGCTGACTATGCCATGTTCAAGGTGGGGTCTGAAGCTGACAAATACCGGTTGACCTACGGCTACTTCATTGGAGGAGATGCTGGTGATGCCTTTGATGGCTATGATTTTGGGGATGATCCAAGTGACAAGTTTTTCACCTCCCACCTTGGCATGCAGTTCAGTACCTGGGACAACGACAATGATAAATTCGAGGGCAACTGTGCTGAACAGGATGGCTCTGGCTGGTGGATGAACAAATGTCATGCAGGCCACCTTAATGGTGTTTACTATCAAG GGGGAACTTACTCAAAATCATCAACTACCAATGGCTATGATAATGGCATCATCTGGGCTACCTGGAAGTCAAGATGGTACTCCATGAAGAAAACTACCATGAAGATAATTCCATTCAACAGACTTTCAGTGGATGGCCAGCAACAACACATGGGCTCATCCAAACAGGTAGGCTCAGATCACACATTAAAATAG